One segment of Pseudobacteriovorax antillogorgiicola DNA contains the following:
- a CDS encoding response regulator, producing the protein MRFLIIDDDYEDITILRRLLTSLSRSNVVDSSLGYQPAKAMIKNNQYDLIFIDFFLTEETGDHVVQMIRENGFRMPIICISDSFESSVEKLSRCSGATSFALKRTIDEETLPIFIANAMKAAQEAASWTTQKIQNVP; encoded by the coding sequence ATGAGATTTTTGATTATCGATGACGACTACGAGGACATAACAATTCTAAGACGCTTACTCACGAGCCTTAGTCGTTCCAACGTTGTCGACTCATCCCTGGGGTATCAACCAGCTAAGGCGATGATCAAAAACAATCAGTACGATCTCATCTTTATTGACTTTTTCCTGACAGAAGAAACTGGCGATCACGTTGTCCAAATGATTAGGGAAAACGGATTTAGAATGCCAATCATCTGCATCTCCGACTCCTTCGAATCAAGTGTCGAGAAACTTTCTCGTTGCTCCGGAGCTACAAGCTTCGCCTTAAAAAGAACCATTGACGAGGAAACTTTACCCATATTTATTGCCAATGCAATGAAGGCAGCTCAGGAGGCGGCGTCATGGACGACCCAAAAAATCCAGAACGTCCCGTAG
- the ptsP gene encoding phosphoenolpyruvate--protein phosphotransferase — protein sequence MLQSSDHLSIKSPLAGQVYPIEQVPDPVFSQRMAGDGISVDPITDTLYAPADGTVSYIHPSLHALTLKSGPYELMMHIGIDTVGLKGDGFSQLVQPGDQVRCGDPLIRFDLDKVASKARSLMTQILVTGDAQVTPRLQGGRINVGDELFTIDGGTAGSEGNHAVSRENVQKAVVKIINPTGIHARPAASMVTELKKLNVDVTLRSGGKEANGKSIIAVMALELALDQKCEIEASGPDAEEAVARVQNILGALHDDGSEHGTNQANASATTPQTPAENLDPNTYQGAGISAGLAAGKIFCLSSEEREVPQHSNDPQAEQLRLDQGIEQARQDIQTLHQNLQRKGQTNRAAIFAAHLEILDDPEILHDTIRGIKNGQTAAFAWREAYRSREQALQKLKNELLAARANDLRDVGQRVLKLLLDEEGSGWDIPADTIIVAEDLTPSDVVGLDTELVLGFVTITGGPTSHVAILAKSLGIPAVAGVREDVLQITPGTTAILDGSEGTLKLKPSTAEINQVKAIREQAARHQQDVLSRASEAALSKDGHQFEVCANIGSLSDSQEGVRLGAEGVGLLRSEFLFLHRDREPTIDEQVSIYSDIGQALGDRPLVIRTLDVGGDKPLPYLKFPDEDNPFLGVRGIRIHRENPRIITQQVEAICQAAQDHPIAIMFPMVSFLHEIQEFKALVQGICEKKSWRVPKVGIMIEVPSAALQAEVLAPEVDFFSIGTNDLAQYTLATDRTHRQLAKTVDGLHPAVLQLIAKATAGAKKYGKHVAVCGGIASDLDAVPILMGLGIDEFSVSLPMIGEVKDEIRKFSRPACRDLGQMVLTLGTSQEVRQAARDFRS from the coding sequence ATGCTTCAATCATCCGATCATTTATCCATCAAATCGCCACTAGCCGGGCAAGTCTATCCGATCGAACAAGTTCCAGATCCTGTCTTCAGTCAACGTATGGCTGGCGATGGCATTTCTGTAGACCCGATCACCGACACGCTTTACGCTCCGGCCGATGGGACAGTGAGCTACATTCATCCGTCATTGCATGCTCTGACCTTAAAATCAGGGCCTTATGAACTGATGATGCACATTGGTATCGATACGGTCGGCTTAAAAGGCGACGGTTTTTCGCAGCTGGTTCAGCCAGGTGATCAGGTTCGCTGCGGTGATCCCCTGATTCGTTTCGACTTAGACAAAGTCGCCAGTAAAGCCAGGAGTCTGATGACGCAAATTTTGGTCACGGGAGATGCTCAGGTCACACCTCGGCTGCAAGGAGGGCGGATCAACGTTGGTGACGAGCTGTTCACCATCGATGGGGGAACAGCTGGCTCTGAGGGAAATCACGCAGTATCTCGGGAAAACGTTCAAAAAGCAGTTGTCAAAATCATCAACCCTACCGGCATCCATGCGCGACCAGCGGCATCGATGGTCACGGAGCTGAAAAAACTCAACGTCGATGTGACACTTCGATCGGGTGGTAAGGAGGCCAACGGCAAAAGCATTATTGCCGTGATGGCCCTGGAACTAGCCTTGGATCAAAAGTGCGAGATTGAAGCCTCTGGACCTGATGCTGAGGAAGCTGTGGCTAGGGTGCAAAACATCTTGGGAGCCTTGCACGATGACGGTAGCGAGCATGGCACCAACCAGGCGAACGCCTCAGCCACCACACCTCAAACCCCCGCGGAAAACCTTGACCCCAATACCTATCAAGGAGCAGGGATTTCAGCGGGTCTAGCGGCTGGAAAGATCTTCTGTCTTTCATCCGAAGAGCGGGAGGTTCCCCAGCATAGCAACGACCCACAAGCTGAGCAGCTTCGTCTGGATCAGGGAATCGAACAAGCGCGGCAAGATATCCAAACCCTCCACCAAAATCTGCAACGCAAGGGCCAGACCAATCGCGCCGCAATCTTTGCTGCCCATCTGGAAATCTTAGACGATCCTGAAATCCTTCACGATACCATCAGAGGCATCAAAAACGGCCAAACCGCAGCCTTTGCCTGGCGAGAGGCATATCGCAGTCGCGAGCAGGCCTTGCAAAAACTGAAGAATGAACTGCTGGCAGCCCGGGCTAATGATCTACGGGACGTGGGTCAGCGAGTTCTAAAACTCCTGCTCGATGAGGAAGGCAGCGGCTGGGACATCCCCGCAGATACCATCATTGTTGCAGAGGATCTCACCCCGTCTGATGTTGTCGGACTCGATACCGAACTCGTCTTAGGCTTTGTGACGATCACAGGTGGTCCCACATCTCATGTGGCTATTCTTGCCAAGTCTCTCGGTATTCCAGCGGTTGCTGGGGTTCGCGAGGATGTGCTGCAAATCACTCCTGGCACCACTGCTATCCTGGACGGATCGGAAGGCACCTTGAAGCTCAAGCCGTCAACAGCGGAAATTAACCAGGTCAAAGCTATTCGAGAGCAGGCGGCGCGGCATCAGCAGGACGTTCTTTCACGAGCTTCAGAAGCAGCCCTTTCTAAAGATGGTCACCAGTTTGAAGTTTGCGCCAACATAGGCAGCCTCAGCGATAGCCAGGAAGGAGTTAGGCTCGGAGCCGAAGGGGTGGGTCTGCTCCGTTCAGAGTTCTTATTCCTTCACCGGGATCGAGAACCCACTATCGATGAACAAGTCAGCATCTATAGCGATATCGGCCAGGCTCTAGGTGATCGCCCTCTCGTGATCCGAACCCTGGACGTCGGCGGCGATAAACCTCTTCCCTATCTCAAGTTCCCTGACGAAGACAATCCGTTTTTGGGAGTTCGCGGTATCCGTATCCATAGAGAAAATCCGCGGATCATCACCCAGCAGGTGGAGGCCATCTGCCAAGCAGCTCAGGACCATCCCATTGCAATCATGTTTCCCATGGTGAGCTTCCTCCACGAAATTCAAGAATTTAAGGCATTGGTACAGGGCATCTGTGAGAAAAAGTCGTGGCGCGTGCCTAAGGTAGGAATCATGATCGAAGTGCCTTCCGCGGCTCTCCAAGCAGAAGTTTTGGCACCAGAGGTGGACTTTTTCTCCATCGGGACCAACGACCTTGCCCAGTATACTTTGGCAACTGACCGCACTCATCGCCAGCTCGCAAAAACCGTGGATGGACTCCATCCCGCTGTATTGCAACTAATCGCCAAGGCTACAGCCGGTGCCAAAAAGTACGGCAAGCACGTGGCAGTCTGCGGCGGCATCGCCAGCGACTTGGATGCTGTTCCCATCCTCATGGGTCTTGGCATTGATGAGTTCAGCGTGAGCCTGCCGATGATTGGAGAAGTGAAGGATGAAATCAGGAAATTCTCTCGACCAGCCTGTCGAGATTTGGGGCAGATGGTTTTAACACTCGGCACGAGCCAAGAGGTTCGACAAGCCGCTCGGGACTTTAGGAGTTAA
- the ptsG gene encoding glucose-specific PTS transporter subunit IIBC, with protein sequence METAQGNVFKNAFDFLQKIGRSLMLPVAILPVAGILLGIGGALLSGADRGVITIESEALRTFFMILRSSGGPIFDNLALIFAIGTALGLTKNDGVSAIAAVIGYVVMLGTTGVVGQAWGIETKTIMGIQSINTGVFGGIIIGCAAAAMFNRFYQIQLPPYLGFFSGKRFVPIVTAFLAILIGFILSIIWPPVQGVIDSMSDWAVSGNMAVTVFIYGLVERLLIPFGLHHIWNVPFFFEIGEFATASGDVVHGELTRFFNGDPTAGNLGGGYLFKMFGLPAAAIAMWQCAKPENKTKVGGIMISAALTSFLTGITEPIEFSFLFVAPLLYAVHALLAGLAFPIMYLAGAKLGYTFSHGFIDYTLFFAMDTNPGMVFILGPIYAVVYYGVFRFCIQKFNLKTPGREAEGEASADPIGSSSPSGSGQGGLVPVAARILTALGGAANITALDACITRLRVSVNSTDQVDEATLKALGASGVLKIGNNVQAIFGTQSEILKTEIDRIIKDGGEPMATQASATQEPIAPPSQMISEQEARQHADAIRTIFGGTSNIDDQASCALTRIRLRVKDPSLIDQNRLSDYQVVPFDDKSYHVLVGLGSEQINRLI encoded by the coding sequence ATGGAAACAGCACAAGGAAATGTTTTTAAAAACGCCTTCGATTTTCTACAGAAAATTGGGCGTTCCCTCATGCTGCCAGTAGCAATACTGCCGGTTGCAGGTATCTTGCTCGGAATTGGTGGTGCACTGCTATCCGGAGCGGATCGCGGAGTGATCACTATCGAGTCGGAAGCTCTTCGCACCTTTTTTATGATTCTTCGGTCCAGCGGTGGCCCCATTTTTGACAATCTCGCTCTGATATTCGCCATCGGTACGGCCCTCGGACTGACAAAGAACGATGGAGTATCTGCCATTGCTGCCGTGATCGGCTACGTGGTGATGCTCGGCACCACCGGGGTCGTGGGTCAGGCTTGGGGCATCGAAACCAAAACCATCATGGGAATCCAATCCATCAACACTGGAGTTTTTGGCGGTATCATCATCGGCTGTGCCGCTGCCGCCATGTTCAATCGCTTCTACCAGATTCAGCTGCCGCCTTATCTCGGCTTCTTTTCTGGAAAGCGCTTTGTACCCATCGTCACAGCATTTCTTGCCATCTTAATTGGCTTTATACTGAGTATTATCTGGCCTCCCGTGCAAGGGGTGATTGATAGCATGTCCGACTGGGCTGTTTCGGGAAATATGGCTGTAACTGTATTTATCTACGGACTCGTCGAACGCCTGTTGATTCCTTTTGGCCTCCACCACATCTGGAACGTGCCGTTCTTTTTCGAGATCGGTGAATTCGCGACCGCCTCTGGGGATGTGGTCCACGGGGAGCTAACCCGCTTTTTCAATGGTGATCCCACTGCGGGTAATTTAGGTGGTGGCTACCTCTTCAAAATGTTCGGCCTGCCAGCGGCTGCAATCGCTATGTGGCAGTGTGCCAAGCCAGAAAACAAGACCAAGGTGGGCGGTATCATGATCTCTGCGGCCTTGACGTCCTTTCTGACTGGTATTACTGAGCCCATCGAATTCTCGTTCTTGTTCGTTGCGCCATTGCTTTACGCCGTCCATGCTTTGCTTGCTGGACTCGCCTTCCCTATCATGTATTTGGCTGGAGCTAAACTGGGCTACACCTTCTCCCACGGCTTCATTGACTACACCCTGTTTTTTGCCATGGATACCAATCCAGGAATGGTTTTCATCCTCGGCCCTATCTATGCTGTAGTCTACTACGGTGTATTTCGCTTCTGCATCCAGAAGTTCAACCTCAAAACACCGGGTCGTGAAGCTGAAGGTGAGGCCTCTGCTGACCCAATTGGAAGTAGCAGCCCATCGGGCTCTGGTCAGGGTGGCCTTGTTCCCGTCGCTGCCCGGATTCTCACAGCTCTCGGGGGGGCGGCCAACATCACAGCATTGGATGCCTGCATCACACGCCTACGGGTTTCAGTGAACAGCACCGATCAGGTCGATGAGGCCACCTTAAAGGCTCTGGGTGCCAGCGGAGTTTTAAAGATTGGCAATAACGTGCAGGCCATTTTTGGCACTCAATCCGAGATATTGAAAACAGAAATCGACCGGATTATCAAAGATGGTGGCGAACCCATGGCTACTCAAGCGAGTGCAACTCAGGAGCCCATCGCACCACCAAGTCAGATGATTAGCGAGCAAGAAGCGCGTCAGCACGCCGATGCGATTCGCACGATTTTTGGCGGCACAAGTAATATTGATGACCAGGCCAGCTGTGCCCTGACTAGGATTCGCTTACGTGTGAAAGACCCTAGCCTCATCGATCAAAATCGCCTGAGTGATTATCAGGTGGTACCTTTCGATGATAAGTCCTATCATGTACTCGTTGGTTTGGGCAGCGAGCAAATCAACCGGCTCATCTAG
- a CDS encoding rhodanese-like domain-containing protein encodes MFGFFKKSKKIGAVTAPLKDDEPTVATPAKDYQQENQKLRKYLANHIYEKTNMVADNMNKVVANLSQFTERKQKSLQSVMNLKGDLDGTMEDLSKSMAIIKQLEESTSNLSNLKPIINDQSSDLKNLVTRIQSINEIGGHVKLLSFNASLEASRAGDAGKSFMVVADEIQKLSDQTKIYLSEMDVALDSFSSKNSIMNESVSQFVNEEISAVGDTATILERVLDDVRGLVVVLEQFMNEGKEQVGELHKLQDENAKRVENLNYEMSKLIDDTLGTKVVDLKPAEVINRLGSYNIIDVRRPDEFTGELSHINGANLITISDDFKTRLKHLPKDEIFLFVCRSGGRSARAARIAQLTGFKNVYNLEGGMLAWNSKHLPVARLSKAI; translated from the coding sequence ATGTTCGGATTTTTTAAAAAGTCCAAAAAAATAGGGGCTGTGACAGCCCCATTGAAAGACGACGAGCCCACGGTGGCAACTCCTGCCAAAGATTATCAACAAGAGAATCAGAAGCTCAGAAAATACCTAGCGAATCATATCTACGAGAAAACCAATATGGTCGCAGACAATATGAATAAGGTCGTTGCTAACCTAAGTCAATTTACAGAGAGAAAGCAAAAAAGTCTTCAGTCTGTCATGAACCTTAAGGGTGACTTAGACGGAACCATGGAGGACCTCTCAAAATCCATGGCGATCATCAAGCAACTGGAGGAGAGCACAAGCAACCTTTCAAATCTGAAACCTATCATCAACGATCAATCCTCAGACCTTAAAAACCTAGTGACTCGGATTCAAAGCATCAATGAAATCGGAGGACATGTAAAGCTACTGTCCTTTAACGCCTCCTTAGAGGCATCCCGCGCCGGCGATGCTGGCAAGTCGTTTATGGTGGTTGCCGATGAGATTCAAAAGCTCTCGGATCAAACTAAAATCTATCTTTCTGAGATGGATGTTGCATTAGACTCATTCTCATCAAAAAATAGCATCATGAATGAATCGGTATCACAATTCGTCAATGAGGAAATTTCAGCTGTTGGCGATACCGCAACCATTCTGGAGCGGGTACTCGATGATGTTCGAGGTTTGGTTGTAGTTCTCGAACAATTTATGAACGAGGGCAAAGAGCAAGTGGGCGAGCTTCACAAGCTTCAAGATGAAAATGCCAAACGTGTAGAAAACCTTAACTACGAAATGTCGAAACTGATCGACGATACTTTAGGTACAAAAGTTGTTGACCTAAAGCCTGCAGAGGTTATCAATCGCCTGGGAAGCTACAATATTATCGATGTGCGCCGCCCGGATGAGTTTACAGGTGAGCTTAGTCATATCAATGGGGCCAATCTCATTACTATTAGTGATGATTTTAAAACTCGTCTCAAGCATCTACCAAAAGATGAGATTTTTCTGTTTGTCTGCCGTTCCGGTGGCCGTTCCGCAAGAGCCGCTCGCATTGCTCAGCTCACCGGCTTCAAAAATGTTTACAACCTAGAAGGTGGTATGCTTGCTTGGAACAGCAAGCACCTTCCTGTGGCGCGCTTGTCGAAAGCTATCTAG
- a CDS encoding HAD family hydrolase — MTKDRYMKQEMTIFPGVKALIFDCDGTLVDNMHTHFLAWHKAFKEWDCQCTDQFLSDMAGVPTHETIVAYNRQFDADLPVEEFAAFKDKVALEFVTDFEPFSDTVQLVKDYHGRMPLAVVSGGQAKHVHGSLDYIGIKELFKTIITADTDVAPKPSPDIFLLAAKELGIPPEQCQVFEDADPGIQGALAAGMKITDVREYR, encoded by the coding sequence ATGACAAAGGATCGATATATGAAGCAAGAAATGACAATTTTTCCTGGCGTTAAGGCTTTGATATTTGATTGTGATGGCACCCTCGTCGATAATATGCATACTCACTTTCTAGCGTGGCACAAAGCATTTAAGGAATGGGACTGCCAATGCACCGACCAATTTCTAAGCGACATGGCAGGAGTTCCGACCCATGAAACCATAGTCGCTTACAATAGGCAATTTGATGCCGACTTGCCGGTAGAAGAATTTGCTGCATTTAAAGACAAGGTTGCTCTGGAGTTTGTCACTGACTTCGAGCCGTTTTCAGACACTGTTCAGTTGGTTAAAGACTACCATGGCCGCATGCCACTAGCGGTGGTTTCCGGTGGCCAAGCCAAGCACGTTCATGGCAGCCTTGACTATATTGGTATTAAAGAACTTTTCAAGACCATCATCACAGCCGACACAGATGTCGCGCCCAAACCTTCCCCTGATATTTTCTTGTTGGCTGCGAAGGAACTTGGCATTCCTCCAGAGCAATGCCAGGTTTTCGAAGATGCCGATCCCGGAATCCAAGGAGCCCTCGCAGCTGGGATGAAGATTACTGACGTTCGCGAGTACCGCTAG
- a CDS encoding glycoside hydrolase family 3 protein: protein MIKRKIATGFLLALSFSAGAGPSPKQSGVESWPKIKSAIVQDPAMEARISEIMKSMSLAEKVGQMVQGEIQHVTAEDVKAFHLGSVLNGGGSFPGGDKQAQVSDWLALADQYWAASMDESDGNMGIPILWGTDAVHGHNNVRGATLFPHNIGLGAARDPDLMEKIGEITAREVAATGIDWTFAPTLAVVRDDRWGRSYEGYAESPDLVEDYAGRMVKGLQGSLELGRVIATAKHFIGDGGTNLGKDQGNTEVSEAELRDIHGRGYFPALAAGVQSVMITFNSWNGEKVHGYKYLIQDVLKDRMGFDGLVVSDWNGIGQVKGCSNSDCAQAVLAGIDLFMIPYKAEWRPFIENTIAQVQGGKIPMSRIDDAVRRILRVKMRAGLFDRPKPSQRLADTAQVTAGTVGATEHKNVAREAVRKSLVLLKNNRNLLPIPRSARVLVAGKSADSEANQTGGWTLSWQGTENSKDDYVGVTTVLDAIRSVSTSVTFDQDGSEINRKSHDVAIVVIGETPYAEGRGDLGAADTLELAKLHPEDLEVLKRVKASGVPAVAIYLGGRPLYANKEINLSDAFVAAWLPGSEAEGITDVIFQGPEGGVNYDFTGKLSFSWPQEPCQTPLNVGEKAYDPLFPYGFGLEYGKSSTLAKLPEPSRDFGCGQDSSSPVQDEVRVHDEGQTQEPWGMFIGDPLNDWLGIQVRADEVSTPSIVVTPVDNEEGIQWAARQLVFKGLGQVYFQSLDGAGRNLETFAEAGKLSFQAKLPEVPAADVQLRIDCVYPCIGSIDLTPRLNEIAGKGWQTVTVPLSEFDGVKWNRVDTPFLITTSDALTITIDKVMWEKG from the coding sequence ATGATCAAACGCAAGATAGCCACTGGTTTTCTACTGGCCCTTAGCTTTTCGGCTGGGGCAGGGCCAAGCCCGAAACAGTCAGGAGTTGAATCCTGGCCAAAGATTAAAAGTGCAATAGTTCAAGACCCAGCGATGGAAGCACGGATTAGCGAGATCATGAAGTCCATGAGTCTTGCAGAAAAAGTGGGACAGATGGTCCAAGGAGAGATTCAGCATGTCACTGCTGAAGATGTAAAAGCATTTCATCTTGGTTCAGTTCTCAACGGTGGCGGCTCATTTCCTGGTGGCGATAAGCAAGCTCAGGTGAGTGACTGGCTCGCGCTGGCGGATCAGTACTGGGCAGCATCGATGGATGAGTCTGATGGCAATATGGGGATTCCCATTCTTTGGGGTACCGATGCGGTCCATGGTCACAACAATGTGCGTGGGGCCACCTTGTTTCCCCATAACATTGGCTTAGGAGCTGCTCGCGACCCAGATTTGATGGAAAAAATAGGTGAGATCACGGCGCGCGAGGTTGCAGCGACGGGAATCGATTGGACCTTCGCACCAACGTTGGCAGTGGTTCGTGATGACCGTTGGGGCCGTAGCTATGAGGGTTATGCCGAGTCTCCTGATCTTGTTGAAGATTATGCCGGCAGAATGGTTAAGGGGCTACAAGGATCTCTGGAATTAGGGCGCGTCATCGCCACAGCTAAGCACTTTATTGGCGACGGTGGCACCAATCTGGGCAAGGATCAAGGGAACACTGAAGTTTCCGAGGCGGAGCTTCGGGACATTCACGGGCGTGGCTACTTTCCAGCCTTGGCTGCCGGGGTGCAGTCCGTGATGATCACCTTTAACAGTTGGAATGGTGAGAAAGTCCATGGCTACAAGTACCTTATTCAAGACGTTTTGAAAGATCGAATGGGTTTTGATGGGCTGGTGGTTTCCGATTGGAATGGCATTGGTCAGGTAAAAGGCTGTAGTAATAGTGACTGTGCTCAGGCTGTGCTGGCTGGCATTGATCTGTTTATGATTCCCTATAAAGCGGAATGGCGGCCCTTTATTGAAAATACGATTGCTCAAGTGCAGGGGGGTAAGATTCCCATGAGCCGCATCGATGATGCTGTGCGACGAATCTTGCGAGTCAAGATGCGGGCGGGATTGTTCGATCGGCCCAAGCCCTCTCAACGCTTGGCAGACACGGCTCAAGTTACCGCGGGGACAGTTGGTGCCACCGAACATAAAAATGTCGCACGGGAAGCTGTTCGAAAATCATTGGTCCTTTTGAAAAACAATCGCAATCTTCTACCCATACCACGCAGTGCTCGGGTCTTGGTGGCTGGTAAAAGTGCCGATAGCGAAGCCAATCAAACTGGCGGTTGGACACTTAGTTGGCAGGGAACGGAAAATAGCAAGGACGACTACGTTGGGGTTACCACGGTACTGGATGCCATTCGATCCGTCTCTACTTCGGTTACTTTTGATCAAGATGGCTCCGAAATCAATCGCAAGTCCCATGATGTAGCTATCGTCGTGATTGGAGAAACGCCCTATGCTGAAGGCCGTGGGGATCTGGGTGCTGCTGATACTTTAGAGCTTGCCAAGCTTCACCCTGAAGATCTTGAAGTATTGAAACGGGTCAAAGCCAGTGGAGTTCCGGCTGTTGCCATCTATCTTGGCGGCCGACCACTTTACGCCAACAAGGAAATCAATCTTTCGGATGCGTTTGTGGCTGCTTGGTTACCAGGAAGTGAAGCTGAAGGGATCACCGATGTGATCTTTCAAGGGCCTGAAGGTGGTGTCAACTATGACTTTACTGGGAAGTTGAGCTTTTCTTGGCCCCAGGAACCTTGTCAGACACCCTTGAATGTAGGTGAAAAAGCTTATGACCCGTTATTTCCCTATGGCTTTGGGTTGGAATACGGCAAGTCATCGACATTGGCTAAACTACCAGAGCCAAGCCGAGATTTTGGCTGTGGCCAAGACAGCAGTAGCCCGGTTCAGGACGAGGTGAGGGTTCACGACGAAGGTCAGACCCAAGAGCCTTGGGGGATGTTTATTGGTGACCCTCTCAATGACTGGCTAGGTATTCAAGTGCGAGCTGATGAGGTTTCAACCCCATCTATCGTTGTGACCCCCGTGGACAACGAAGAGGGCATTCAGTGGGCAGCGAGGCAGTTAGTGTTTAAAGGCTTAGGCCAAGTCTATTTCCAAAGTCTTGATGGCGCTGGAAGGAATCTTGAGACCTTCGCTGAGGCTGGCAAGCTGAGTTTTCAAGCGAAGTTGCCTGAGGTTCCCGCAGCTGATGTTCAACTTCGCATTGACTGTGTCTACCCTTGTATCGGTTCCATCGATCTAACACCTAGATTGAATGAAATCGCTGGCAAAGGCTGGCAGACGGTGACTGTTCCCCTGAGTGAGTTTGATGGTGTTAAATGGAATCGAGTTGACACTCCCTTTCTCATCACCACCAGTGATGCTCTGACAATCACGATTGATAAGGTGATGTGGGAGAAAGGTTAG
- a CDS encoding M20 metallopeptidase family protein: MISIREDLKRLVDDEVNHCLDDVIGFRHQCHQFPERTWQEVDTAKRVAAALAKIDGIEIQEGVGKLGVVGILKGAKPGSTIGLRGDMDALPIHELTDVPYKSKNEGTMHACGHDGHMANLLGAALVLSRLRQHLHGTVKFIFQPAEEGGAGADRMCDDGVLEEPRVDAIFGMHGWPEAPEGSVWVKDGPILASNTQFKIEIQGTGCHAAMPHLGTDQILVAARMIDSLQSISSRTIAPTEPIALTIAKINAGTAVNVIPNQAILEGTLRTVSEETRDKVLHKMEVMIQGISQAHGVKSSIETKPIYPETKNHSKPTQYLEEVSRQLLGQDKFKNIPHPSMGAEDFSYYLQRVPGCFFFLGLDDGRRGGYPSLHDPTFDFNDRVLSTGIKVFSHLALAFHQYNSF, from the coding sequence ATGATTTCGATCCGAGAAGATTTAAAGAGATTGGTCGATGATGAGGTCAATCATTGCCTCGATGACGTTATAGGGTTTCGCCATCAGTGTCATCAGTTCCCAGAAAGAACTTGGCAAGAGGTGGATACAGCCAAACGGGTTGCAGCAGCATTGGCAAAAATCGATGGTATCGAAATCCAGGAAGGCGTTGGCAAACTTGGGGTGGTGGGCATTCTCAAAGGCGCTAAGCCTGGGTCTACCATAGGCCTTAGAGGTGATATGGATGCTTTGCCTATTCACGAGCTGACCGATGTGCCCTACAAATCCAAGAATGAAGGCACTATGCATGCTTGCGGCCACGATGGGCACATGGCTAACCTACTCGGAGCTGCTCTCGTTTTGAGCCGCTTGCGGCAACACCTCCACGGCACTGTGAAATTTATCTTTCAACCAGCGGAAGAGGGCGGTGCTGGAGCCGATCGTATGTGTGATGATGGTGTGCTAGAAGAACCAAGGGTGGATGCCATTTTCGGAATGCATGGCTGGCCGGAAGCGCCTGAAGGTTCTGTATGGGTTAAGGACGGCCCTATCTTAGCATCTAACACGCAGTTTAAGATCGAGATTCAGGGAACAGGTTGTCATGCCGCGATGCCCCATCTTGGAACGGACCAAATCCTGGTTGCAGCTAGAATGATTGACAGCCTACAGAGCATCTCGTCACGCACCATTGCTCCTACAGAGCCGATTGCGCTAACCATTGCTAAGATCAATGCCGGGACGGCGGTTAATGTTATTCCTAATCAAGCGATATTGGAGGGTACTCTAAGGACGGTTTCTGAAGAAACTCGGGATAAGGTTCTTCATAAAATGGAGGTCATGATCCAGGGGATCAGCCAAGCCCATGGGGTAAAGAGTTCTATCGAAACAAAGCCTATTTATCCAGAGACTAAGAATCACAGCAAACCAACCCAATACTTGGAAGAGGTTTCTCGCCAGCTTCTCGGGCAGGATAAGTTTAAAAATATTCCTCATCCCTCTATGGGAGCAGAAGATTTTTCTTATTATTTGCAGCGAGTGCCCGGTTGCTTTTTCTTCTTAGGTCTAGATGATGGTAGGAGAGGGGGTTACCCCTCGCTGCATGACCCCACGTTTGATTTCAACGATCGGGTTCTTAGCACAGGTATCAAGGTTTTCAGTCATCTGGCCCTTGCCTTTCATCAGTATAATAGCTTCTAG